In a single window of the Roseiconus lacunae genome:
- a CDS encoding zinc dependent phospholipase C family protein translates to MDPTCRLIRQLHCRSTHHRFAIDALSHLRTDAGKRLAKWLLRYYPHYLRGAVDPDVRFRDFHNHLVHVRDGGWGGAPRVAHQWYRRLQKSLRKENFISAAHAAGVLTHYVSDVVQPLHTISDPREAIIHRPLEWSVTRNYEQILACCDRQRIEVNLTLADDPAWLGSMMLHAAHRASQHADLLTQRYRLKDAFRPGDFGLDQDSIEIFAELFAISLTLIAAVLDRAAAEAESYIGYPLPNCHPTIARCHAAVTAPIGLVKSLVKNASDRGAVKSIVRESRSEGRLTESLPAEIDIKQRVIEVYRLERQLRTIATDQPVAQRAA, encoded by the coding sequence ATGGATCCGACCTGTCGTCTGATTCGACAACTTCACTGCCGGTCCACGCACCATCGGTTTGCCATCGATGCCCTGTCGCATCTTCGAACAGATGCCGGTAAACGCTTGGCGAAGTGGCTATTGCGATATTACCCACACTATTTGCGTGGGGCGGTCGATCCGGACGTGCGTTTTCGCGACTTTCACAATCATCTGGTCCACGTCCGCGATGGCGGATGGGGAGGCGCTCCGAGGGTTGCCCATCAGTGGTATCGGCGACTTCAGAAATCGCTTCGCAAGGAAAATTTTATCAGCGCCGCCCATGCCGCCGGAGTGCTCACGCATTACGTCAGTGACGTTGTCCAGCCGCTGCATACCATCAGCGATCCGCGTGAAGCCATTATCCATCGACCACTCGAGTGGAGTGTGACGAGGAATTACGAACAGATCCTCGCGTGTTGTGATCGCCAACGAATCGAAGTGAATCTGACCTTGGCCGATGATCCGGCTTGGCTGGGATCGATGATGTTGCATGCGGCCCACCGAGCATCGCAGCACGCGGACTTATTGACACAACGATATCGTCTCAAGGACGCCTTCCGGCCCGGCGACTTTGGTCTCGACCAGGATTCGATCGAAATCTTTGCCGAGTTGTTCGCAATCTCGTTGACCCTGATTGCGGCGGTCCTCGATCGGGCTGCCGCCGAGGCGGAATCGTACATCGGATACCCATTGCCCAATTGTCACCCGACGATCGCGCGATGTCATGCTGCCGTCACCGCCCCGATCGGTTTGGTCAAATCGCTTGTCAAAAACGCGTCCGATCGCGGCGCCGTAAAATCGATCGTTCGTGAAAGTCGTTCTGAAGGAAGGTTGACCGAATCGTTGCCGGCTGAAATTGACATCAAGCAACGCGTGATCGAAGTCTATCGTCTCGAACGCCAACTACGGACCATCGCAACCGATCAGCCGGTCGCTCAACGCGCCGCTTGA
- a CDS encoding GNAT family N-acetyltransferase yields the protein MFHRDVDEQIRLQLAMPFHADQLFELTDRNRDFLRPWLGWIDATRGPDDSRTFLSIQLDRFGKGQALTTMIYFDGLLVGVAGYHSIDQANRVGCLGYWLDQGHTGNGIMTRVVQDLVNAGRECYSLGRIEIRCSTENERSRSVAQRLGFMHRGTCRHAEKVGDVWHDHDVYVHENV from the coding sequence ATGTTTCATCGAGACGTGGATGAACAGATTCGCCTACAACTGGCGATGCCTTTTCATGCCGATCAACTGTTTGAACTAACGGACAGGAATCGCGATTTTCTTCGGCCTTGGCTCGGCTGGATTGATGCCACTCGCGGCCCAGACGATTCGCGAACCTTCCTTTCGATCCAACTTGATCGGTTTGGAAAAGGTCAAGCTTTGACCACGATGATTTACTTTGACGGGTTGTTGGTCGGTGTTGCGGGATACCATTCGATTGACCAAGCCAATCGGGTTGGCTGCTTGGGATACTGGCTCGACCAAGGGCACACCGGCAATGGGATCATGACACGAGTGGTACAAGATCTGGTGAACGCTGGTCGCGAATGTTATTCCCTTGGCAGAATCGAAATCCGTTGCTCGACGGAGAACGAACGTAGCCGTTCGGTTGCCCAACGTTTAGGTTTTATGCATCGGGGCACGTGTCGTCACGCCGAAAAAGTCGGCGATGTCTGGCACGACCACGACGTGTACGTTCACGAGAACGTTTAG
- a CDS encoding NADP-dependent methylenetetrahydromethanopterin/methylenetetrahydrofolate dehydrogenase: MTKRILFQLDSDPHISSFDSVVAIDSDIDHLVPVANVQPANVESLVHGTMFTRGGDDLKETAIFIGGSDVSIAEELLRGVTDTFFGPVRVSVMMDANGCNTTAAAAVVCAGRHLNLASANAVVLGGTGPVGQRVARLLAGDGAAVTLTSRSVDRARLVCERISQQLDGIDQAGELTPAAADSDEAIERILSDAQVVIACGAAGVQLASKANLSNASKLSVAIDLNAVPPAGIEGIEAFDKAKAIEGGSDDAVGYGAIGVGGLKMKTHKAAIRSLFESNDKVLNATEIYALAKNVDAS, translated from the coding sequence ATGACCAAACGCATTCTGTTTCAACTCGATAGCGATCCCCACATCAGCTCCTTTGATTCTGTCGTCGCGATTGATTCGGACATCGATCACTTGGTACCTGTTGCTAACGTTCAGCCAGCCAATGTCGAGTCTCTCGTTCACGGTACGATGTTCACGCGCGGCGGCGACGACCTGAAAGAGACCGCTATCTTTATTGGCGGATCGGATGTCTCGATAGCTGAGGAATTGCTTCGTGGCGTCACCGACACATTCTTCGGACCGGTACGGGTGTCGGTCATGATGGACGCCAACGGATGCAATACGACTGCGGCGGCAGCAGTCGTTTGTGCCGGACGGCACCTCAACCTCGCATCGGCAAACGCAGTGGTGCTTGGCGGTACGGGGCCGGTCGGTCAACGCGTCGCACGGTTGCTTGCCGGCGACGGTGCAGCCGTCACACTGACAAGCCGATCGGTCGACCGCGCTCGATTGGTTTGTGAACGAATCTCGCAGCAACTCGACGGAATCGACCAGGCGGGCGAATTGACTCCTGCGGCAGCCGACTCCGACGAAGCCATCGAACGCATTCTTTCCGATGCACAAGTTGTGATCGCTTGCGGTGCCGCCGGCGTTCAATTGGCCTCTAAAGCAAACTTGTCAAACGCGTCTAAGCTATCTGTCGCGATCGACTTAAACGCCGTTCCCCCGGCGGGAATTGAGGGTATCGAGGCATTCGATAAAGCGAAAGCAATCGAAGGCGGATCCGATGATGCCGTTGGTTATGGTGCGATCGGCGTAGGCGGCTTGAAAATGAAGACCCACAAAGCCGCCATTCGATCGTTGTTTGAATCAAACGACAAGGTTCTCAATGCGACCGAGATTTACGCATTGGCCAAAAACGTCGACGCGTCTTAG
- the rdgB gene encoding RdgB/HAM1 family non-canonical purine NTP pyrophosphatase, with amino-acid sequence MFDLVLGTNNQKKLIELRLMLPEEHYSLQSLAEIPGSIDVDETGTTFKENAALKATEQAKHLGRWVLAEDSGLSVDALNGEPGVYSARYAGTHGDDEANNRKLLSELDGVPGEKRTARYHCEICLSDPDGIVQITAGGTCAGRIRTSASGVGGFGYDPLFEIMEYHKTFAELDLTVKRALSHRSRALRLFLPQLRRLVAKLD; translated from the coding sequence ATGTTCGACTTGGTGCTGGGGACCAACAATCAAAAGAAGCTGATCGAACTCAGGTTGATGCTTCCCGAAGAGCACTACTCGCTACAGTCGCTCGCAGAAATCCCCGGTTCGATTGACGTCGATGAAACCGGGACGACATTCAAAGAAAATGCCGCGCTCAAAGCAACCGAGCAAGCGAAGCATCTGGGGCGATGGGTTCTGGCCGAAGACAGCGGTTTATCCGTCGACGCACTCAATGGCGAACCGGGAGTCTACTCGGCGCGGTATGCGGGAACGCATGGAGACGACGAAGCGAACAACCGTAAACTTCTCTCTGAACTCGATGGCGTTCCGGGCGAAAAACGTACCGCCCGGTACCACTGCGAAATCTGTCTTTCCGATCCCGATGGTATCGTACAGATCACCGCCGGTGGGACCTGCGCCGGTCGTATACGGACCAGCGCATCGGGGGTGGGCGGATTTGGATACGACCCGCTGTTTGAAATCATGGAGTACCACAAGACGTTCGCCGAGTTAGACTTAACGGTCAAGCGTGCCCTCAGTCACCGCAGTCGCGCGCTGCGATTGTTTCTGCCTCAACTCCGTCGACTCGTGGCCAAACTTGATTGA
- the fae gene encoding formaldehyde-activating enzyme, translated as MKFYIGEALVGDGNEVAHIDLMLGSKDGPVGVAFANALSTQSEGHTNLLAVLEPNVAVKPSTVMITKVTLKGMKQVVQMFGPAQAAVAKAIADSVAEGVIPADQAEDLVCVCGVFIHPEADDDEKIYNYNYEAVKQSVANAIGGKPTAEEMVAKKDSAAHPFKGNF; from the coding sequence ATGAAGTTTTACATTGGTGAAGCCCTGGTGGGCGATGGCAACGAAGTCGCACACATCGACTTGATGCTCGGTAGCAAAGACGGCCCGGTCGGTGTCGCGTTCGCCAACGCGCTGTCGACGCAAAGCGAAGGTCACACCAACTTGCTGGCCGTTTTGGAGCCCAACGTTGCTGTGAAGCCCTCGACCGTCATGATTACTAAGGTGACGCTCAAAGGCATGAAACAAGTCGTGCAAATGTTTGGCCCTGCCCAAGCGGCCGTTGCTAAAGCGATCGCCGATTCGGTCGCCGAAGGTGTCATTCCAGCCGATCAAGCCGAAGATTTGGTCTGCGTTTGTGGCGTCTTCATTCACCCCGAAGCCGACGACGACGAAAAGATCTACAACTACAACTACGAAGCGGTCAAGCAAAGCGTTGCTAACGCGATCGGCGGCAAGCCCACCGCGGAAGAAATGGTTGCCAAGAAAGATTCGGCGGCACACCCCTTCAAGGGCAATTTCTAA
- a CDS encoding mechanosensitive ion channel family protein, producing MLLAQSETVGTPIDEWMENLWSGSSHWISSGMITNIVYAAMGLVAIFCGYFIARYLSRVISNPICRRVDETLGRFVGNAIFYSVMLGLLTMVASTLGVELGGLTAVLAATGFAIGLAFQGTLSNFASGVLMIVFRPFKVGDVVNIAGVMGKVNEIDLFTTTLDTPDNRRLIIPNSSISGSTIENISFHPHRRIEVLVGVDYKSDIDATRQTLQEALDRFASETIHGDGRGTAVVLANLGDSAVQWKVRMWVPSSDFWRLQESLTSEIKRRLDRSGIGIPFPQMDVHLHRIDSSDEEVPTRPRIRPARRASTSTDGMTYVG from the coding sequence ATGTTGTTGGCACAATCAGAAACCGTTGGAACACCAATCGACGAGTGGATGGAGAACCTGTGGTCGGGTTCTTCGCATTGGATTTCGTCCGGCATGATCACCAACATCGTCTACGCGGCGATGGGACTGGTGGCGATCTTCTGTGGGTACTTTATCGCTCGATACTTGTCCCGGGTGATTAGCAATCCGATTTGCCGACGTGTTGATGAAACGCTGGGGCGATTTGTCGGCAACGCGATCTTCTACAGCGTGATGCTTGGCTTGCTTACGATGGTTGCAAGTACGCTGGGCGTCGAACTGGGCGGATTGACTGCCGTCCTGGCCGCCACCGGTTTTGCGATCGGTTTGGCCTTCCAAGGTACGCTCAGCAATTTTGCTTCCGGCGTGTTGATGATCGTCTTCCGCCCCTTCAAAGTCGGTGACGTGGTTAACATCGCCGGCGTCATGGGCAAAGTGAACGAAATCGATTTGTTTACAACAACGCTCGATACTCCCGACAACCGACGTCTGATCATTCCGAACAGTTCGATCAGTGGCAGCACGATCGAAAACATCAGCTTTCACCCACACCGCCGAATCGAAGTGCTCGTTGGCGTTGACTACAAATCTGACATCGATGCGACGCGTCAGACGTTGCAAGAAGCACTCGATCGATTTGCCTCCGAAACGATTCATGGTGATGGCCGCGGGACCGCCGTGGTTTTGGCCAACCTAGGTGACAGCGCGGTGCAATGGAAAGTTCGCATGTGGGTTCCCAGCAGTGACTTTTGGCGACTGCAAGAATCGCTGACCTCGGAGATTAAACGCCGCTTGGACCGCTCGGGAATTGGGATTCCGTTCCCACAAATGGATGTGCACCTGCACCGTATCGATTCCTCTGACGAAGAGGTTCCGACGCGTCCTCGGATTCGCCCGGCACGTCGGGCATCAACCTCCACTGATGGAATGACCTACGTCGGCTGA
- the dusB gene encoding tRNA dihydrouridine synthase DusB encodes MSRPFPPPPFKIGDLVIDPPILQAPMAGFTNAAFRQMVRDYGGSGLIATEMVNARGFAWMDEHAEEHPDRLWGVAEEARPLAVQIWDNDPQTMAKVGRRLVEEYRVSVVDINFGCPVRQVTEKAHSGSYLLRTPQRMFEIISKLVEACSPTPVTAKIRLGCSPESINCNDVAKVVEEAGAAALTVHGRTAKDMFRGHADWDRISEIKGHLKNIPLIGNGDLDSAEKVVHAFKTYDVDGVMIARACLGRPWLFSQAAAALRGDPVPPDPTLAEQRDCMLRHYQLVVDRFGEEKGTVLMRKYACCYAQGKHGARYFRTNVARVNTAEEFHRVVEEYFPSFSNEEVKAMS; translated from the coding sequence ATGTCTCGACCCTTTCCGCCTCCGCCTTTCAAAATCGGTGACCTCGTCATCGACCCGCCCATCTTGCAGGCCCCGATGGCAGGTTTCACCAATGCGGCGTTTCGCCAAATGGTGCGTGATTATGGCGGATCCGGGCTAATCGCGACCGAGATGGTCAATGCCCGCGGCTTCGCTTGGATGGACGAACATGCGGAGGAGCACCCCGACCGACTTTGGGGGGTGGCCGAAGAAGCACGTCCGCTGGCGGTTCAGATTTGGGACAATGATCCGCAAACAATGGCAAAGGTCGGCCGGCGTTTGGTCGAGGAATACCGTGTGAGCGTTGTCGACATTAACTTCGGATGCCCAGTTCGCCAGGTGACTGAGAAAGCTCATAGCGGAAGTTACCTGCTGCGAACCCCACAGCGGATGTTCGAGATCATTTCAAAGTTGGTTGAAGCTTGTTCGCCGACTCCGGTGACCGCCAAAATCCGACTCGGATGCAGCCCCGAATCGATTAACTGCAACGATGTTGCCAAAGTCGTCGAGGAAGCTGGCGCCGCAGCCTTGACCGTTCATGGCCGGACCGCCAAGGACATGTTTCGGGGGCATGCCGATTGGGATCGCATCAGCGAGATCAAAGGGCACCTGAAGAACATTCCTCTGATCGGAAACGGTGATCTCGATTCGGCCGAGAAGGTCGTTCATGCGTTTAAAACTTATGACGTCGATGGCGTTATGATCGCACGCGCTTGCTTGGGCAGGCCTTGGTTGTTTTCGCAAGCCGCGGCGGCTCTTCGTGGCGATCCGGTTCCGCCGGATCCGACGTTGGCCGAGCAGCGTGATTGCATGTTGCGACACTACCAATTGGTTGTCGATCGGTTCGGAGAAGAAAAGGGGACGGTGCTGATGCGCAAATACGCTTGTTGCTACGCCCAAGGCAAACACGGTGCACGCTACTTCCGGACCAACGTCGCCCGTGTCAACACGGCTGAGGAATTCCACCGGGTGGTCGAAGAGTACTTTCCGTCGTTTTCCAACGAAGAAGTCAAGGCAATGTCCTGA
- a CDS encoding ATP-grasp domain-containing protein produces MQTPQVDRRAPKPTADRSTLVLIGPSVRAAAESARAAGYLVHAIDFYGDRETLAASHRWTNLEDFRRQLRLSKNGSDSGGDRSSGEPELCENRPLCENRPNDGLVKLLPVATSFCVVGGFADGYDWLEPLEPQISSAYGSAALAEVFAASTDPILLSAIAAEAGVEFPNFRQQGRVPHRWLLKKRTSSGGLGVSVAADDGRIAEDSFAQQRVCGPVFGATLVTEGGRVSLLGVCRLLKKRLTGRPFVFAGAIGPLKIAKDVSDAVIRLADCWLRRFRMTGPLNIDFIIDPRTGRIWLLEINPRYSATMELIERAENDGDGPMLSLLGDPALVLGQQRSSERPVFVKRTLFARHDQSISAEQFEADVGSTKLKDFCWKDTPAQSAMIPAGAPIATMIYRFEADRWKRDHRVRTLP; encoded by the coding sequence ATGCAAACACCCCAGGTTGATCGTCGCGCCCCGAAACCCACAGCTGATCGGTCCACCCTAGTTCTGATCGGTCCCTCGGTCCGCGCGGCGGCGGAATCTGCCCGTGCGGCGGGCTATTTGGTGCACGCGATTGATTTCTATGGGGACCGAGAGACGCTCGCCGCCAGCCATCGCTGGACCAATCTAGAAGATTTTCGCCGACAATTGCGTCTGTCCAAAAACGGGTCCGATTCTGGAGGCGATCGATCTTCTGGGGAGCCTGAATTGTGCGAAAACAGGCCTTTGTGTGAAAACAGGCCAAATGATGGATTGGTGAAGCTGCTTCCGGTTGCGACGAGTTTCTGCGTGGTGGGCGGTTTTGCAGACGGCTACGATTGGCTCGAGCCGCTAGAACCCCAGATTTCCAGTGCTTACGGTTCGGCGGCTCTCGCCGAAGTCTTCGCCGCCTCGACCGATCCAATCTTGCTCTCTGCGATAGCCGCCGAAGCCGGTGTGGAATTTCCAAATTTTCGCCAACAAGGGCGTGTTCCTCACCGATGGCTGCTTAAAAAACGGACGAGTAGCGGCGGCCTGGGTGTCAGCGTGGCAGCCGATGATGGCCGAATCGCCGAGGACTCCTTTGCCCAACAACGGGTTTGTGGCCCGGTATTTGGGGCCACGCTGGTCACCGAAGGAGGCCGAGTCTCGTTGCTGGGGGTTTGTCGTTTGTTGAAAAAGCGTTTGACGGGCCGGCCGTTTGTCTTCGCCGGGGCTATCGGGCCATTAAAGATTGCCAAAGACGTTTCCGATGCGGTGATCCGTTTAGCCGATTGCTGGTTGCGGCGATTCAGAATGACAGGCCCCCTGAATATCGACTTCATCATCGATCCGCGCACCGGGCGAATTTGGCTACTGGAAATCAATCCGCGATACAGTGCGACGATGGAATTAATCGAGCGAGCCGAGAACGATGGCGACGGTCCAATGCTGTCTCTGTTGGGCGATCCCGCTTTGGTGCTAGGGCAGCAGCGATCGAGCGAACGCCCCGTCTTTGTCAAACGAACACTTTTCGCCCGCCACGACCAAAGCATTTCGGCCGAGCAATTCGAAGCCGACGTCGGATCAACGAAACTAAAAGATTTTTGCTGGAAAGACACGCCGGCCCAGTCGGCAATGATCCCGGCCGGGGCGCCGATCGCGACGATGATCTATCGTTTCGAAGCCGACCGTTGGAAGCGTGATCATCGCGTCAGGACATTGCCTTGA
- a CDS encoding alkaline phosphatase family protein: MPASQSQTPITIVITLEALSTAPLGCYGGSIGETPTIDDLAARGVVFDRWTSPVDKPAGLIRRWLGECKELLETEAAESIWVTDDPLLNETDYDPIFGECWMLQSRVGGPIVAGLDRTRLAHSFFELMDRIGPDTTLAWLHSAALRECWDWVEVPLPDPDENDDTPHEEFVGDEPETPVEPLQLPDNADVPHLHLDGEQHPDLLFSWMQRYSNQVFVLDTMMDALMQFLGERPFTLIIAGTSGFSFGDNQWIGHRAGPLRSGDLRLPLIVSSDAPLRVPSLTSADQFPNVLRAAIERQACMTPATWVHRDEEFKPLIETESDRARRVVTTSSWFLVNETEDVTDAKLFLKPDDVNDINDVARLKPDVVDRLTTGSTI; the protein is encoded by the coding sequence ATGCCTGCTTCCCAATCCCAGACCCCGATCACCATTGTTATCACGCTGGAGGCCCTTTCGACGGCACCTTTGGGGTGCTACGGGGGCTCCATAGGCGAGACGCCTACGATCGACGATCTGGCCGCAAGAGGGGTCGTGTTCGATCGTTGGACAAGTCCGGTCGATAAGCCTGCCGGCCTAATCCGACGATGGTTAGGCGAATGTAAAGAGTTGCTCGAAACAGAAGCGGCCGAATCGATTTGGGTGACCGACGATCCGTTACTAAATGAAACAGACTACGATCCGATCTTCGGTGAATGCTGGATGTTGCAATCCAGAGTCGGCGGTCCGATCGTCGCCGGACTCGATCGCACCCGTCTGGCACATAGTTTTTTTGAACTGATGGATCGTATCGGTCCCGACACCACGCTTGCGTGGCTACATTCGGCCGCGTTGCGAGAGTGCTGGGATTGGGTCGAAGTTCCCTTGCCGGATCCCGACGAAAACGACGACACACCTCATGAGGAGTTTGTCGGCGACGAACCCGAAACGCCAGTCGAACCGCTGCAGCTACCCGACAATGCCGACGTTCCACACCTTCATTTGGACGGCGAACAACATCCAGACTTACTGTTTTCATGGATGCAGCGTTATTCCAACCAGGTATTTGTGCTCGACACGATGATGGACGCGTTGATGCAGTTCCTGGGGGAGCGTCCCTTCACGTTGATCATTGCCGGTACAAGCGGATTTTCATTCGGTGACAATCAGTGGATCGGTCATCGTGCCGGTCCACTTCGTAGCGGCGATCTTCGACTTCCGCTGATCGTTTCGTCGGACGCGCCACTGCGAGTGCCCTCGTTGACGTCCGCAGATCAGTTTCCCAACGTGTTGCGTGCGGCGATCGAACGACAGGCCTGCATGACACCAGCGACTTGGGTTCACCGCGACGAAGAATTTAAACCGCTGATCGAAACCGAATCTGATCGTGCCAGGCGTGTGGTGACGACATCCTCTTGGTTTCTAGTCAACGAAACCGAAGACGTCACCGATGCAAAACTCTTCTTAAAGCCTGACGATGTAAATGACATTAACGATGTCGCGCGGCTCAAACCCGACGTGGTAGATCGTTTAACCACCGGATCAACGATCTGA